A DNA window from Jaculus jaculus isolate mJacJac1 chromosome 1, mJacJac1.mat.Y.cur, whole genome shotgun sequence contains the following coding sequences:
- the LOC101598045 gene encoding U6 snRNA-associated Sm-like protein LSm3 → MADDVDQQQTTNTVEEPLDLIRLSLDERIYVKMRNDRELRGTLHAYDQHLNMILGDVEETVTTIEIDEETYKSTKQNIPMLFVWGDGVILVAPPLRVG, encoded by the coding sequence ATGGCGGACGACGTCGATCAGCAACAGACCACCAATACCGTAGAAGAGCCCCTGGATCTCATCAGGCTCAGCCTGGATGAACGAATTTATGTGAAGATGAGAAATGACCGAGAGCTTCGAGGTACATTACATGCTTATGACCAACACTTGAATATGATACTGGGAGATGTAGAAGAAACTGTGACTACTATAGAAATTGATGAAGAGACATATAAATCAACAAAACAGAATATTCCAATGCTCTTTGTCTGGGGAGATGGGGTCATACTAGTTGCGCCCCCGTTGAGAGTTGGCTGA